The genomic stretch AAAGTATTAGTTGGTTTGTTATTGATATTATCTTTAATTTCCTTTTCAGAAATATATTCAATTAAAATTGACGATACTCCGTTAGGGACAGCAGTTTTAAGAGAAATTACTGATGAAGTTTATCAAGTAGTTACTACTATAGATTATGGAGTATTTTATACAATTGAATCAACTACCACATATGACGGACCATATTTTAAAGATTATATTGCAACATTCAGTGTTGATGGGACAACTACTGGGAGAATTATAGGAAGTTATGACGGGGAAGTTGCGAATTTTACTTTTGAATCTCAAGTTAGTTCAAATACAATTTCTTTGAACAAGCAGAATTTAGTTATTTTAGATAACAATTTCATGCTTTCACATTTTTTAAAGATTATTGAATATCCTTCCCCTATTTTTGAAATAGTAATACCTCAGCTTTTATTTAATCCTTCAAAAACGGAATATGCTGTTGGCGAAGCGATTTTAAATAAAAAAGGGGATACTTTTGTGATTTCATTTGAAAATGAAAAAATACTTATTACTGTAAAAGATAATAAAATTTACAAAATCGAATATCCCGATTCTTCAATAACTGTGGAGCTGGTTGAAAATGAAGACTTCTGATTTGTTGAAACAATATGGAATAAAGTTAAAAAAAAACTTAGGTCAGAACTTTCTATCAAATACTGAGATAGCTAGACAAATTGTTGAAGTTGCAAATGTAAAGGCTGATGACGTGATATTGGAAATTGGACCTGGAGCTGGGACTCTAACTGAAGAACTTTTGAAAACAGGTGCAAAAGTTGTAGGAGTAGAGATAGACAAGAGATTGAAGCCTCTTCTCGAGAGATTAAATGAATTTGAAAATTTTACATTGGTTTTTGAAGATTTTTTAAAATTTGATATTTCAACCTTGCCAAAACATTTTCGGGTGGTTTCAAATATTCCTTATTCTATAACAGGACCGATATTAAAAAAACTTTTATTTTCAGATTTCTCAGATGCATATTTAATGGTTCAAAAGGAAGTTGGTGAAAGACTTTTAGCACCAATAGGTGATTCGAATAGGAGTTTTTTGACTGTTGTAGTACAAACCTTCTGTACCGTTGAAAAGGTATTGACAGTTTCAAAAGGTAATTTTGTTCCCAATCCCAAAGTTGATAGTGTTGTGTTACATATATCTAAAAACACGGAAGTGTATGAAAAATACGATATAAAAATATTTTGGGATTTTGTTTCAAAATGTTTTGGTCAGAAAAGGAAAACTTTGTATAATAATTTGAAAACATTTGTAAATAACTTAGATGATTTAAAGAAAAAATATGATTTAACGTTGAGACCTGAGCAAGTTAGTAAGGAAATGTTTTTACAAATATTTGAAGAATTGCTGAGCCCCAATTAGGGGCTTATCTTTTGAAAAGGAGGGAACACATGAAGATCATATTTTTAGGTACACCAGATTTCGCCAGCGAACATTTAGAATATTTATTGAGAAATAATTTTAATGTTGTTGCCGTTATATCCCAACCAGATAAACCAAAAGGTAGAGGAAAGAAAATTTTACCAACACCGGTAAAAGAGCTTGCATTAAAATATGGTATTCCTGTATTTCAACCAAAAAGTTTGAACAAGGAAGGATTAAAAATAATTGAGGAGTATAAGCCTGATATAGGAATAGTAGTTGCATATGGAAAACTTTTAAAATCACCTTTTCTAGATGCGATCCCTTTTTATAACGTACATGCTTCATTATTGCCTAAGTATAGGGGAGCTGCGCCTATTCAAAGGGCATTAGAAAATGGAGAAAAGAGAACTGGTATTACTATTTTTAAAATAGGAGTAGGAATGGATGACGGACCAATTGCTATTCAAAAAGAAATAGTTGTGGGAGAATATGAAACGTTTGGTCAATTGTATGTAAAACTTTTAGAAGTTGGTAAGAAAACACTGGAAAAGTTTTTAAAAAATTATCCAACAAAGCTCGTTCCACAAAATGGTGAGCCAACTTTTGCTCCAAAAATTAGTAAAGAAGATTTAAACGTCAATTTTTCAGATAGCTGTTTAAAAGTTAAAAACAAAATAAGAGCTTACGATCCTGTTCCTGGTGTAAAAGCGATTTTGAATGGCAAAATCGTAAAACTCTTTGGTGTGTTTTATTTTGAACAAGCTAATATCAACAAACCAGGTGAAGTACTCGAGATTAAAGAAGAAGGAGCAATAGTAGGTTGTAGTGACGGTGTTGTTGGAATTAGAAACATACAATTTCCAGGTAAGAAAAAGATAACTTTTATGGAAGCAAAAAATGGTAAGCTTTTAAAAGTGGGTGATGTTTTTGAAAAGAGTTAATATAGTTGGTGCAGGACTTGCAGGTGTAGAAGTTGCATGGAAACTAGCAAAAGAGGGTATATCAGTAAGAATATTTGAGCAAAAACCTCTTAAGTTTTCACCAGTTCACAAGTCTAAATATTTTGCGGAGTTAGTGTGTAGCAATTCTTTAAAATCGGAAAGTTTGGAAAATGCTGAAGGTGTGTTAAAACAAGAAATGAAAATGCTAGATTCGATAATTTTGCATTGTGCTGAAAAACATAGAGTACCTGCCGGAAAAGCTTTAGCTGTTGAAAGAGAGGGTTTTTCTAAATGTATAACTGATATTATTTCTTCGTTTCCAACTGTTGAGGTAATTAATGAAGAAGTGAAATCAATTGATTTGGACACGAATGAAATATGGGTAATTGCTACAGGACCAACTACGGATGGAGAATTTGCAAAGTGGCTTTCAAAGATTACAGATGGATTCTTAAACTTTTTTGATGCAGTAGCTCCTATTATTTCAGGTGAGAGTATAAATTTTGATGTTTGTTTTTTTGGTAATAGGTATGGAGAAGGTGGTGGAGACTACGTAAATTGTCCAATGACGAAAGAGGAGTATGAACGATTTCATGAGGAATTACTAAAAGCCGAGAAAATTGAAATGAAAGATTTTGATAAAAGTTTGTTATTTGAAAGATGTCAGCCGATAGAAGAAATCGCAAATACCGGTAAGAAATCCTTAGCATATGGTCCATTACGTCCTGTAGGATTTTTAGATCCTAGGACCGGTAAAAGACCGTATGCAATTGTTCAGCTGAGGAAAGAAGATGAAGCGGGGAATATGTATAATATAGTTGGTTTTCAAACTAGATTGAAGTGGAAAGAGCAAGAAAGAATAATACGCCTTATACCAGGTTTAGAAAATGCAGAGATTTTGAGGTATGGTGTAATGCACAGAAATACATATATTAATACTCCAAAAGTTTTGGATAAATATTTAAGGCACAAAAAATATAGAAATTTATTTTTTGCTGGACAAATTGTTGGAGTTGAGGGTTATCTTGAATCGGCGGCAAGTGGAATTTATGTAGGTCTAAATATTAATAGGGTTTTAAATGGTAAAGAATTAATTACATTTCCTGAAAAAACAATGATTGGAGCATTAATTAGGTATGTTACGACAGCGACGGATTTAAAACCAATGTATGCAAATTTTGGACTTGTAAATGTAAAAACAGAGTTGAGAAATAAAAAAGAGAGAAGAAAATTTTTATCTAATATTTGTATAGAAGAAATGAAAAAGTTTGTGGATATGCTAAAATAAAGTTTAGGAGTGATTTCATTGAAATATGCTTTATTAGGATTAGGAATTAGTAATAAAGAAATATTAAAATATCTTTTAAAAAAAGGTGAAAAAGTTTTTGTAAGTGAACAAAAAAAACTTAGTGATAGTGATAGAAAATTTTTAATTGAAAACAATGTCGATTTTGAAGAATTGGGACATTCATCTAAAGTTTTAGAAAACGATGTTATTTTGGTTAGTCCTGGTATTCATTTTGACAATCAAATTATTAAAAAAGCAATAAGCGAGGGTATTAAAGTCGATACAGAAATATCTTTTTGTACCAACGAATTTGAGAAATTAGGTTGGTTGCCATATATAGTAGCAGTTACTGGGTCTGTAGGGAAAAGTACGACTGTATCAATGATTCATCATGTATTAAATAAACATACAAGATCTTTATTAGCAGGAAATATAGGTATTCCTGTAGCTAAATTGTTAAATGATAACTTAAGGGCAGATTATTTAATTTTAGAAGTTAGTAGTTTTCAACTGTATTGGTCTCAATTGTTCAAGCCCAATCTTTCTGTAATTTTAAATATCTATCCCAATCATTTAAATTGGCATCCTGATATGGAACATTATGTTATGTCAAAGTTTAAGATAGCTATTTTTCAAGATGAAAACGATATTTTTGTTTATAATCCAGATGATTCGCATATTATAAATAAATTAGATTTGGTTAAAGCTCGAAAAATACCATTTGTAAAATCATTTGATTTAGAAAAACTTCCCCCACATTTAAGATACAAACAAACACTTGAAAATGTTGCAGCAACTAAATCAGTTATTGAAGCTATGGGTTTTGAATTTAAAATAAAGTATTTAGATGACTTTCAAAAATTACCACATAGGATGGAATTTGTTACAGAAATAAATGGTGTTAAATTTTTTAATGATTCAAAAGCAACCAATGCTATAGCAGTTATTAAAGCAGTAGAAAATTTCGATGAGAATTTGCATTTAATAATGGCAGGGATTGGTAAAAAAGAGGATTACACCGACTTAGTAAATGTACTTGAGAAGCACACTAAATCTTTAGCAGTTGTTGGACCAATATTTGAAGATTTAAAACCTTATTTAGAAAACAAAAAAGTTAACTATTTTGAGGCTAAAAGTATAAGTGAAGCAGTTTTAAAATTATTTTCGGTTGCAGAAAAAGGTGATGTTATAATGCTTAGCCCCGGTGGAGCAAGTTTTGACGCTTATAAAAATTTTGAAGAGAGAGGCGAATATTTCAAACAAATTGTTATGCAACTCAAGGAGGGGAGAAATTGAAAAATGTTAGAAATATAAGTATAATCGCACATATTGATCACGGTAAAACTACACTCAGTGATAGAATTCTAGAAATAACTGGAGCAATTGAACCTCGAAAGATGAGGGCGCAATATTTGGATAGTATGGATATAGAAAGAGAACGTGGAATTACAATAAAATCTCATCCTCTTAGAGTTTTCTACAAATCAAAGAAAGATGGACAAATTTACGAAATTAATATTGTTGATACACCTGGGCATGTAGATTTTACATATGAAGTGGATAGAAGTCTTGCAGCAGTTGAGGGGGCAATTTTATTGGTTGATGCAACTCAAGGTGTCCAAGCTCAAACAGTAGCAAATACCTACAAA from Thermosipho atlanticus DSM 15807 encodes the following:
- the fmt gene encoding methionyl-tRNA formyltransferase, whose product is MKIIFLGTPDFASEHLEYLLRNNFNVVAVISQPDKPKGRGKKILPTPVKELALKYGIPVFQPKSLNKEGLKIIEEYKPDIGIVVAYGKLLKSPFLDAIPFYNVHASLLPKYRGAAPIQRALENGEKRTGITIFKIGVGMDDGPIAIQKEIVVGEYETFGQLYVKLLEVGKKTLEKFLKNYPTKLVPQNGEPTFAPKISKEDLNVNFSDSCLKVKNKIRAYDPVPGVKAILNGKIVKLFGVFYFEQANINKPGEVLEIKEEGAIVGCSDGVVGIRNIQFPGKKKITFMEAKNGKLLKVGDVFEKS
- the murD gene encoding UDP-N-acetylmuramoyl-L-alanine--D-glutamate ligase — its product is MKYALLGLGISNKEILKYLLKKGEKVFVSEQKKLSDSDRKFLIENNVDFEELGHSSKVLENDVILVSPGIHFDNQIIKKAISEGIKVDTEISFCTNEFEKLGWLPYIVAVTGSVGKSTTVSMIHHVLNKHTRSLLAGNIGIPVAKLLNDNLRADYLILEVSSFQLYWSQLFKPNLSVILNIYPNHLNWHPDMEHYVMSKFKIAIFQDENDIFVYNPDDSHIINKLDLVKARKIPFVKSFDLEKLPPHLRYKQTLENVAATKSVIEAMGFEFKIKYLDDFQKLPHRMEFVTEINGVKFFNDSKATNAIAVIKAVENFDENLHLIMAGIGKKEDYTDLVNVLEKHTKSLAVVGPIFEDLKPYLENKKVNYFEAKSISEAVLKLFSVAEKGDVIMLSPGGASFDAYKNFEERGEYFKQIVMQLKEGRN
- the rsmA gene encoding 16S rRNA (adenine(1518)-N(6)/adenine(1519)-N(6))-dimethyltransferase RsmA, whose amino-acid sequence is MKTSDLLKQYGIKLKKNLGQNFLSNTEIARQIVEVANVKADDVILEIGPGAGTLTEELLKTGAKVVGVEIDKRLKPLLERLNEFENFTLVFEDFLKFDISTLPKHFRVVSNIPYSITGPILKKLLFSDFSDAYLMVQKEVGERLLAPIGDSNRSFLTVVVQTFCTVEKVLTVSKGNFVPNPKVDSVVLHISKNTEVYEKYDIKIFWDFVSKCFGQKRKTLYNNLKTFVNNLDDLKKKYDLTLRPEQVSKEMFLQIFEELLSPN
- the trmFO gene encoding methylenetetrahydrofolate--tRNA-(uracil(54)-C(5))-methyltransferase (FADH(2)-oxidizing) TrmFO, whose amino-acid sequence is MFLKRVNIVGAGLAGVEVAWKLAKEGISVRIFEQKPLKFSPVHKSKYFAELVCSNSLKSESLENAEGVLKQEMKMLDSIILHCAEKHRVPAGKALAVEREGFSKCITDIISSFPTVEVINEEVKSIDLDTNEIWVIATGPTTDGEFAKWLSKITDGFLNFFDAVAPIISGESINFDVCFFGNRYGEGGGDYVNCPMTKEEYERFHEELLKAEKIEMKDFDKSLLFERCQPIEEIANTGKKSLAYGPLRPVGFLDPRTGKRPYAIVQLRKEDEAGNMYNIVGFQTRLKWKEQERIIRLIPGLENAEILRYGVMHRNTYINTPKVLDKYLRHKKYRNLFFAGQIVGVEGYLESAASGIYVGLNINRVLNGKELITFPEKTMIGALIRYVTTATDLKPMYANFGLVNVKTELRNKKERRKFLSNICIEEMKKFVDMLK